A part of Salmo trutta chromosome 15, fSalTru1.1, whole genome shotgun sequence genomic DNA contains:
- the LOC115149176 gene encoding rho-related GTP-binding protein RhoF isoform X1, with product MTQNGTVTSNGNAKKGEELKIVIVGDGGCGKTSLLMVYAKGDFPEKYAPSVFEKYVTTVTYGGKEIRLNLYDTAGQDDYDRLRPLSYQNANLVLVCYDVTNPTSFENVLIKWYPEVNHFCRDIPVILIGCKTDLRKDKERTRRLKAMDQAPITYTQGEETRQHMSAELYLECSAKYRENVEDIFRDATKKALASSRRARHRTKKSHCVIL from the exons ATGACACAGAATGGTACTGTGACTAGCAATGGCAACGCTAAGAAGGGAGAAGAACTAAAAATTGTTATTGTGGGTGATGGGGGATGTGGGAAAACATCCCTTCTAATGGTGTATGCCAAAGGAGACTTTCCAGAG AAGTATGCTCCGTCTGTGTTTGAGAAATATGTCACCACAGTCACGTATGGAGGGAAAGAGATTCGGCTCAACCTCTATGACACAGCTG GCCAAGATGATTACGATCGTTTGAGGCCACTCTCCTACCAGAATGCCAACCTGGTGTTAGTTTGTTATGATGTGACCAACCCCACCAGTTTTGAAAATGTCTTAATCAAG TGGTACCCGGAAGTGAACCACTTCTGTCGCGATATTCctgtcattctgattggctgtaaGACTGACCTGAGGAAGGATAAGGAGCGTACCAGGAGACTCAAAGCCATGGATCAGGCTCCCATCACTTACACACAG GGTGAGGAGACCAGGCAGCATATGAGTGCTGAGCTTTATCTAGAGTGTTCAGCCAAATACCGGGAGAACGTAGAGGACATTTTCAGAGATGCCACCAAAAAAGCCCTGGCATCAAGCCGTAGAGCAAGACACCGTACGAAGAAGAGCCATTGTGTCATCCTGTGA
- the LOC115149176 gene encoding rho-related GTP-binding protein RhoF isoform X3: MGLLCRRPTARSTKYAPSVFEKYVTTVTYGGKEIRLNLYDTAGQDDYDRLRPLSYQNANLVLVCYDVTNPTSFENVLIKWYPEVNHFCRDIPVILIGCKTDLRKDKERTRRLKAMDQAPITYTQGEETRQHMSAELYLECSAKYRENVEDIFRDATKKALASSRRARHRTKKSHCVIL, translated from the exons ATGGGCCTCTTGTGCAGAAGACCGACTGCTCGCAGCACA AAGTATGCTCCGTCTGTGTTTGAGAAATATGTCACCACAGTCACGTATGGAGGGAAAGAGATTCGGCTCAACCTCTATGACACAGCTG GCCAAGATGATTACGATCGTTTGAGGCCACTCTCCTACCAGAATGCCAACCTGGTGTTAGTTTGTTATGATGTGACCAACCCCACCAGTTTTGAAAATGTCTTAATCAAG TGGTACCCGGAAGTGAACCACTTCTGTCGCGATATTCctgtcattctgattggctgtaaGACTGACCTGAGGAAGGATAAGGAGCGTACCAGGAGACTCAAAGCCATGGATCAGGCTCCCATCACTTACACACAG GGTGAGGAGACCAGGCAGCATATGAGTGCTGAGCTTTATCTAGAGTGTTCAGCCAAATACCGGGAGAACGTAGAGGACATTTTCAGAGATGCCACCAAAAAAGCCCTGGCATCAAGCCGTAGAGCAAGACACCGTACGAAGAAGAGCCATTGTGTCATCCTGTGA
- the LOC115149176 gene encoding rho-related GTP-binding protein RhoF isoform X2 gives MTGLQSNPSPSNLKISKINLNDITYCHGNLVILKKYAPSVFEKYVTTVTYGGKEIRLNLYDTAGQDDYDRLRPLSYQNANLVLVCYDVTNPTSFENVLIKWYPEVNHFCRDIPVILIGCKTDLRKDKERTRRLKAMDQAPITYTQGEETRQHMSAELYLECSAKYRENVEDIFRDATKKALASSRRARHRTKKSHCVIL, from the exons atgACAGGATTGCAGTCAAATCCCTCACCCTCGAATTTGAAGATATCAAAAATAAACCTAAACGACATAACCTACTGCCATGGAAATCTTGTCATTTTAAAG AAGTATGCTCCGTCTGTGTTTGAGAAATATGTCACCACAGTCACGTATGGAGGGAAAGAGATTCGGCTCAACCTCTATGACACAGCTG GCCAAGATGATTACGATCGTTTGAGGCCACTCTCCTACCAGAATGCCAACCTGGTGTTAGTTTGTTATGATGTGACCAACCCCACCAGTTTTGAAAATGTCTTAATCAAG TGGTACCCGGAAGTGAACCACTTCTGTCGCGATATTCctgtcattctgattggctgtaaGACTGACCTGAGGAAGGATAAGGAGCGTACCAGGAGACTCAAAGCCATGGATCAGGCTCCCATCACTTACACACAG GGTGAGGAGACCAGGCAGCATATGAGTGCTGAGCTTTATCTAGAGTGTTCAGCCAAATACCGGGAGAACGTAGAGGACATTTTCAGAGATGCCACCAAAAAAGCCCTGGCATCAAGCCGTAGAGCAAGACACCGTACGAAGAAGAGCCATTGTGTCATCCTGTGA